CGCATGCTTTCGGGAATTATGTTTCAGTAAATTTCCAGTCATGTCTTGAATCGTGACTGGCCAGGAGGATGGATGCCGGGAGGAGAAATGAGATCGAGGCAATTCTCTGCATGTTTTGTTTTGTCGCTCATGCTCTTTGGCTGTGCGCCGCCAGAGCCTCTGAAAATTGGGTATCTCGGCGGGCTTTCCGGGCGAGTGGCCGATCTGGGAGAAGCCGGGCGTAGCGGTGCCTTGCTTGCCGTTGAGGAAATCAATGGGTTGGGGGGGATCAATGGGCGCAAGGTCGAGTTAATTGTTCAGGATGATGCCCAACAGCAGGAAAGTGCGCTGAATGCGGTTGATGCACTGGTTGCCGCGGGTGTTTCGGCGATTATCGGCCCCATGACCAGCTCCGTTGCCGAGACCATTCTGCCGACGATCGAACGTGCCGGCATCGTGACTGTCAGCCCGACGGTCACGTCCACGTCGCTTTCCGGAAAGGACGACCTGTTTTTCAAGGTGGCGCCACCGATCTCAGAAAACACCCGAATCAGTTCACGCCATCTCTTCGATCGAGGCGCCCGTCGTCTGGCCATTGCCTACGATTTGAGCAACCGGGCGTTCAGTGCTGACTGGGTGGCACAGTACCGGCGTGACTTTGCCGGGCTGGGCGGACAGGTTGTTGCCGAGGCGACGTTTACTTCCGGCGATGAACAGGGCTATGGCCATGCGGTCCAGCAATTGATCGATGCCCGGCCGGATGCCTTTCTTTTTATCTCGAATGCGGTTGATACGGTCAGATTGATCCAGATTGTGCGTAACCGCGGCCTCAATTTGCCTGTGACGACATCTCCGTGGGCGGCGACCGAGCATTTCATCGAACTGGGCGGGAGAACGGTGGAGGGTGTGACGCTGACCCAGTTTTTTGATCGTTCGGACAGTTCGCCCGGCTATCGGAAATTTGCCGATACTTTCCGGGCGCGCTTCAAGCAGGAACCGGGTTTTGCCAGTGTTGCAGCCTACGATGCGACGCGTGCCACGCTGGGCGGGCTGACTCAGTCTTCAGGTCAGGGTGGCGCTGCATTGAAAGCTGTTCTGCTGTCAGGTACGACGTTCGATGGTTTGCAACAAAAATGGCAATTTGATCGTTATGGCGATGCTCAGCGCGCAACCTATATGACCGTGGTAAATAATGGCCGACTTTCGATTGTCAAATAACCGCAACTCATCCGGCGCCCCTGAATATCGCCTGAGAACCTGGCTGATTACATTGATGATCGTCAGCGTGATGCTGACTTTCGGGATCATCGGCAGCGGCATCCTGGTTTATCGATTGCCTCAACTGGATGGGCAAACCCGGGCATCAATGCTCGAAAAGGCAAGAAATACCTCGCGGTTGATCGATTTCGTGACCAGCGGCATCGAAGCTGAACTGTATCCGCTGGCCAACATGGCACCGACTCTGTCGCGTGACACGTTGCGACGCTACACCGATGCAATTGTCGGGAACGGCGAACGATTTGAAGCCGTCTTTGTGGTGGCGGGCGACGGCATTGTCGAATCGATCAGCCTGCCACCCCGGCATGCGGCGGTTGCAGGCGAGTTGCGCGGAGCTGATTTTTCACGCAACCGGGTATTTCGCCTGGCCCGGATTGCCAAGGCGAACGGGGAGGCGGCACGACCCATCTGGAGCGATAAATATCTCTCGGCCCTGGGCGGCAAGAACACGGTGGGAATTGCGCTTTCTGCCGGTGAGCGGACCCTGGTCGCCGAAGTGTCAACAGAGCACATCCTCAGCGTCTTGAAGGAGTCGACGGAGGAAGAATGGCCGTTGACCACGATCATCGATCGTAATGGCCAATGGTTGGCTTCTTCGTCCAGGGCGAGCAATCCACCGGGGCGATTCATCGATTTCAGCGGTTTTCCGTTGTTCAAGACGGTGCTTTCCGGCCGCGAGGTTTCGGATGACGAGTTGTTCATGGGGCGCAGCATGGTGCTCGGCGGCGTCCAGTCAGCCAAGCTGGAATGGGTGGTGGTCAGTGCGACGCCGGGGGGGTGGGCAAATCCGAGTTACCGGGTGGTCATCGTACTGGTCATTGGTGGGTTTTTTGGTGCATTGCTGATCAGCCTGATTCTCGCTCCGCTCTGGTCGGCACGCATGGTTCGTCCGCTGAACGCCTTGATCGCTCGCACCCATGCGGCCAGTGCGGGTGATTACCTGTCAGCCTGGCCCAAGAAAGGGACGGTTGCCGAGCTGAATCAGTTATCGAACGACCTGGCCAGCATGGTTTCGGTGATCCGTTCGCGGGAATACGATACGGAGCGTAGCGAAGAGCGGCTTCGGGCGACGCTGGAGGGAACGCCGTCCGTTGCCGTGCAATGGTATGACGCAAGCGGCCGGATTCTGTACTGGAACAAGGCTTCCGAGGTGATGTACGGATTCACGGCGGAAGAGGTGGTGGGTAAGAGCATTACCGACCATACACTGCTGTACATGGATGCCGATCAGGTCCGGGCATTCATGGATGGCCTGGCTGAAATCAGGCAGTCGGGCAAGCCCCTGCCTTTGTCGGAATATCCCTTGCGCCATAAATCGGGGCGCGTTGTCATGGTGCTGGCCAGTACTTTTGAAATTCCAGGAGAAAACGGGGCCTCGATTTTTGTCTGCATGGATGTCGATATCACGCACGGCAAGCAGGTTGAACGTGCGCTGAAACGCAGTGAAAAGAAGCTGGAGGCGATTTACAACGCTTCCCCGGCGCCGATGTCCGTGTCCGATATCAATAACGGATTTTCCATTGTGACCGTCAATGCGGCCTGGGAAAGACAGTTTGCCCGTCAGCGGGCTGATGTGATCGGGAAATGTGGCCTGGAAATCGGTTTGTGGGCCGATCCTGCGCTGCGTGTCGATTTCCTCGCGCACTTGCTCGAAGATGGCCGCGTTGACGATATCGAGGCCGACTTGGTGACGGGTAACGGTCAGCACCTGTTGTGCCGGATTTCATCGATGGTGGCCGAGGTCGGCGATGATCGGCTGATGCTGATGATGGCGACCGATATTACCGAACAGCGCCGCATCGAATCCGAGATACGCTTGCTCAACAGCGAGCTTGAAGAGCGGGTGATGCAACGTACGGAGGAGTTGTCGCAGGCCAATGATGAGTTGGAGGCGACGGTCGAAAACCTGAAAGCCACGCAGGAGCAGCTTGTCCAGTCCGAGAAGCTGGCTTCGCTGGGGAATCTGGTGGCCGGCATCGCCCATGAGTTGAACACGCCAATCGGCAATGGTCTGATGGCGGTATCCACCATGCGCGACAATCTCGGCCAGTTCCGCCAGGCCAGTGCGGCGGGATTGCGTCGTTCCGTCCTTGATGAATTTGTCGCGGGTGTCGATGCCGGGAGCGATATTGCCGAACGTAATATGCGTCGTGCGGCTGAACTGGTGACCAGCTTCAAGCAGGTGGCTGTCGATCAGACCAGTTCGCAACGCCGGGCTTTCGAGGTCGCCGAGGTGGTCGACGAAATTTTGCTGACACTGAAACCAACCCTGAAACGTACGCCGTTCATTGTCGAGACGGATGTTCCTTCCGGCTTGATGCTCGACAGTTATCCCGGCCCCCTGGGTCAGGCGCTGGCCAATCTGATCAACAATGCCGTGATTCACGGTTTTGACGGACGGCATGAAGGACGGATCAAAATTGTTGCCGAAGCTTTTTCTACTGACCAGGTGGCGATCAGCGTCAGGGATGACGGCAAGGGCATTCCGGCCGACCGTGTCGGCCGGATCTTCGATCCCTTCTACACCACACGCATGGGGCGAGGCGGGACCGGACTCGGTCTGCATGTCGTCTTTGGTGTGGTCAGCAAGGTGTTGGGCGGCACGATCCGGGTGACGAGCCACGAAGGGCAAGGCACCGAATTCGTCATGGTGCTTCCGCGCTCACCTGCTTGAAACTGAAAAACCGGCCCGCTCCCGGACCGGTTTTCAAAATTGCCTATTGGGCGAGGTTGACCACGACACGGCCGCGTACCTTGCCGTCGAGCAATTCGGCCCCGACCTGGATGGCTTCAGCCAGCCCGATTTCACGTGTGACGCTGTTGAGCTTGCCAATATCAAGGTCGCGAGCCAGTCGTTCCCAAGCTTCCTGGCGAACGGAGCGTGGTGCCATGACGCTATCAATGCCGTAGAGCGTTATGCCGCGCAGGATGAAAGGCGCCACGGTGGCTGGAAAATCCATGCCGCCCGCCAGGCCGCAGGCAGCGACCGCGCCACGGTATTTCGTTGTGGCACAGGCGTTGGCCAGCGTGTGGCTACCGACCGTATCGATCACCCCGGCCCAGCGTTCCTTGCCAATCGGCTTGCCCGGCGCGGCCAGTTCACTCCGTTCGATCAGGGTTTCGGCGCCGAGCGCTTTCAGGTGTTCCGCCTCGGCCGGCCGGCCGGTTGAGGCAACGACCGTATAGCCGAGCCGGGCGAGCAGGGCGATGGCCACGCTGCCGACACCGCCGTTTGCGCCGGTGACCAGGATTTCACCGTCCGCCGGCTTGATGCCGTGCTTTTCCAGGGCCAGGACACAGAGCATCGCGGTATACCCGGCGGTGCCGATCGCCATGGCCTGACGCGTCGTGAAGGCTTTCGGCAAGGGGACCAGCCAGTCGCCCTTGACGCGTGCCACCTCGGCCAGTCCGCCGCAGTGGGTTTCGCCCACGCCCCAGCCGTTGAGCACGACCTTGTCGCCCGCTTGCCAGTCCGGGTGGCTGCTCTGAGTCACCGTCCCGGCGAAATCGATCCCTGGGATCATCGGAAAACGGCGAACGACGGGCGATTTTCCGGTAATCGCCAGGCCATCCTTGTAGTTCAGCGTGGACCATTCGACACGCACGGTGACATCGCCATCCGGCAAGACGGCTTCGTCGATCTGCTGTACTTCCGCGCGGTAGCCGGCGCCATCCTTGGTGATCAGAATGCCTTTGAACATGGTGTTTCTCCTTGACGTGAATAGGGGGTTTCAGGGCCGGGGCAGCGCGGCCTGGAAAAATTTGAAAAAAGCCTGCATCGGTGCGGTAGACCGCAGCAATCGGGCGCGCAGGATGGCGCCCTCCCAGCCGACCCAGAAGGCATGGGCCAGTGCCGGACAATCGCTGCCGACGCCCAACTCCCCGGCGTCCACGGCGGCCGACAGGCAGCGGCCGAGGCGTTGTTCCCAGTCGTTGAAAATCGCTTCCAGCCTCAGGCGCAGCTTGTCGTCCAGCGTACTGACTTCCTGGCCGAGATTGCCGACCAGGCAGCCGCGGCAAAAATCGTGTCGCGCCACGCCATGGCAGGCGTCGTCGACGAAGGCGGCGAGACGGTCCAGCGGAGAGCGGGTGGCATCCAGAAAGTGCCGGTCGAGCTTGTCGGCGAAGTAGTCGGCATAGGCATCCAGTGCGGCGGCGACGAACTCGTCCTTGCTGGCGAAATAGTGATAGAACGAGCCTTTCGGAACCTGGGCCGATTTCAGGATGTCATCCAGGGCCGTTGCGCTGACGCCGCGTTCGGTGAGCATTTCGATCGCCCGCCGGATGAGCAGCGTCCGGGTATCGGCAAAACCAGTGCCGTTGCGAGCGGGGCGGCCACGTGGGCGGCGCGGAAGTGGGGGAGATGAAGGCATCGGAAAATATTAGACCGGTTGTCTATAAATATCAAAATCTTTTTCACCGGATGTTTGATTTGCATGGCTTGAGCTCAAAGGGCGAATCGCGTTACCGTACGGCCCCACTGATTACCATCGCCTAAAGGCCTGTTCATGCAAAAAATCCTTACTACCGGCGCCGCTGCGCTGCTTCTTGCTGTTTCGCTGTCGGCTCAGGCGACGCCGAAAGAAGAAAAGACCGCTTCCGGTATCGTCATCACCCTGCTCAAGGAAGGCGAGGGTGCCAGCCCAAAGGCGACCGACACGGTCCGCGTGCATTACCGCGGTACACTGGAAAACGGCACTGAATTCGACAGTTCCTACCGTCGCGGCCAGCCGGCCACTTTTCCGCTGAACCGGGTTATCCCGTGCTGGACCGAAGGCGTGCAGAAGTTGAAAATCGGCGGCAAGGCCAAGCTGCTTTGCCCGTCCAACCTGGCTTATGGCAGCCGCGGCATTCCGGGAACGATTCCGCCGGATGCGCCGTTGATTTTCGAAGTCGAGTTGCTGGAAATCGCCCGTTAAGCCGGGCGGCGATCAAACCGGGCGGGCTTGCCTGTCCGGCTTGATCCGGCGCACACTGAGAGACAGGCGAAGTGCGCCTGGGAGCGACAAGCATGACCAATGAACAATTGAAAAACGCGGTAACTTCCCCGTGGCCGTTTTTTGGCGTCAGCCCGCAGGGCGATGTGCTGGCTCGTTACATTCCGTTCGGGCCGGTTTTTCGCTGGCGCAAGAACCAGATGATTCCGATGCCCGTGCAGGGCAGCGATCTGTGCTGGTTGTTGCAGGCCGCCGACGAGGAAGGCCATTCGATCACCGACACCGATGGCGGCAGGCCCGAGGCCTGAGCCTTAGTTCTGGCGGGCCTTGACGTTCAGCATGTGTACGTAGAGCGACTCGACCCGCTCGCGCGCCCAGGGCGTGCGGCGGAGGAATTTCAGGCTGGAGGCAATGCTCGGATCAAGGTTGAAGCAGCGGATTTCAATTTCCCGACCGAGCTTTTCCCAGCCGTAATGGGCAACCAGCTGGTTGAGGATCATTTCCAGGGTGATGCCGTGCAGCGGGTTGTTGGCTTGCGTTTCTGACATGATTTTGATGGCCGGAATCTATACCCGGCCATTTTTACAGATTTTCAGCCGTTGACCGCAGCAAAGCGCAGACTGACGCGCAGCCCGCCCTCCGGCGCATCATCCAGCGCAAGCGGCGCCGCATGCAGTTCGGCAATGCGCAGGACAATCGACAGGCCGAGCCCGCTGCCCGGCTGGTCGCCCTGGTTCAGTCGATGGAAGCGGCGCAGCACGGCCTCGCGCTCGGCCAGCGGAATGCCCGGGCCGCTGTCGGTCACGGCGAACAGAACCTGTTGTCCATCGCGTTGCAGGGTGACGCGAATGCGGCCACCGGCCGGGGTATAGCGAATCGCATTGTCGACCAGGTTGCGGATCAGGACGCGCAACCATTCCGGCTGACCGGTAACCCGGCTGCCCGGCAAGGCATCCAGTTCGAAATCGAGGTCGCGATCCAGGATTTGCGTCCCCAGCTCGGCACAGACGGCTTCGGCCAGCGGTGCCAGATCGACGGTTTGGGGCGTGGGCAGGCCAGATTCGGGATCGAGCCGGGCGAGCTGGAGCATTTGTTCGATCAGGTGCACCGAGCGGCTCAGGCCGACCTGCAATTGCTCAAGGGATTGCTGGCGTTCGTCATCGTTGCGGGCGCGCTGGGTGACTTGCAGTTGCGCCTGCAGTGCGGCGAGCGGCGTGCGCAATTCGTGGGCGGCATCGGCGGTGAAGCGCCGTTCCGCATCGAGCGTTGCCTCGACGCGCTGGAACAGGCCATTGAGCGCGACAAGAATCGGCTTCAGTTCGACCGGCGCCGAGGCCGGCGTCAAGGGCTGCAATTGCTGCGGTTCCCGGCTGGCGATCTGGCTGGCAATGCCGTCCAGCGACGCCAGGCCATGACGGGTGGCCAGCCAGACCCACAGGCCGATCAGCGGCAGGCCGAAGAGGGCGGGAAAAATCAGGCGCCAGGTGATGTGGCCAATCAGGTCGTCGCGGATGTGGTGATCTTCGCTGACCTGGACCTGCAAGCTGTGCTGCTGGTTCCACTGGCTGAAATGACGCCAGTGGCCGTCATCGTCGTGCGTTTCCGAAAAGCCGGGTGCTGCGGTCAACGGTTCTTTCGGGGCATTATTCGAATGCAGCAGCAGGATGCCGTCGCTGCGCCAGATCTGGAAACGCAAGCGGCGCTGGTATTTGTGGGCCGCATCGCCGATATCCTGGATATCCTCGCCATCCTCGTGGCTGGCCAGGGCGAGCAGGGCTTGCGCGGCCTGAGCGAGTTGGGCGTCGAACAGCTCATCGACTTCGTGGTGGGCATCGACATAGCTGAACACCATGGTGGCCAGCCAGGCGGCTGAAACGCCGCCGAGCAACAGGCCGAGCAAACGGCGGCGTAGTGAAAACCAGAGCGTGGTCATGGCTTGGCGATGGTGTAGCCGACGCCGCGCAGCGTGCGGATCAGATGACTGCCCAGTTTCTTGCGCAGATGGTGAATGTGCACTTCGAGGGCGTTGCTTTCCGGCTCGTCGTGCCAGCCGTAGACCGACTGTTCGAGCTGGCTGCGGCTGAGTACGCGGCCGGTATTTTCGAGCAGCATCTGCAGCAGCGAAAACTCGCGGGACGACAGTTCGACGATCTGGCCGGCCAGCGTGACGGTATGTGCCGCCGGGTCGAGCGCCAGATCGCCGTGCGTCAGCAAGGGGGCGGCACGACCGGCAGTGCGCCGCGTCAGGGCTCGGATGCGGGCGGCCAGTTCATCGAGATCGATCGGCTTGACCAGGTAATCGTCGGCCCCGGCGTCGAGTCCGAGGACTTTGTCGCCGGTTGCGTCGCGCGCCGTCAGGATCAGTACCGGCAGCATCTGGCTGCGGCCGCGCAAGCGCTTGAGCACCTCCATGCCGGACAGTTTGGGCAGACCGAGGTCGAGAACGAGGAGATCGAAGGTTTCCGTGCTCAGGGCCAGATCGGCCATTTCGCCATCGCGCACCCAGTCGACCGCAAAACCGGATTGACGCAGGCCGACGGTCAAACCGTCGCCCAATTGGAGGTCGTCTTCAACGAGGAGTATGCGCATGGGGAACGATTCTATCAGTTGATGACGAGCCAGCCGGCCAGCCCTATCCAGATCAGCAGCACGAGGGCGGCGAGCGGGCGGCTTGAAGCAATGGCTTCGCCCGGCTGGCCGTTTTTCCAGCCGGTGATCATCGACCGAACCAGGTTTTCACCATGCAGCAGGCTGCCTGAAATGACACCCGCCAGATGGATGACGACGACCGTCAGCAGGGTTGCCGCCAGCCCTTCGTGCAGCTCTTCAAGCAGATGGCCGCCGAAATCGTTGTAGATCGCCCAGCCGCTTGCGCTGGTCAGGATGCCGAGGCCGAGCAGGACGACGATGGCCCAGCCACCGGCCGGGTTGTGGCCTGTCCGGTGTTCCGGCTGGCCGCGGCGCAGCGATGCCAGATAATGCCGGACAGCCTGCGGACCGAATACGAAGTCGCCGAAGCGGGCGTAACGCGTACCGACCACGCCCCAGATCAGGCGGAAGGTAGCGATGGCGAAAACGGTTGCACCCGAAATGACATGGACCAGCCGGAAGGTTTCGCTTTCGGCCGTCAGCCAGGCCAGGCCGAAACCGGTGGCCATCAACCAGTGGCCGATGCGAACCGGCCAGTCCCAGACGAGGATCTTTTGCATGGCTTACTTCCCCAGGCCCGGAATGCTGATTTCGTGTTCGCTGAATCGACCGCTGGCGGCATTGCGGTGACAGGCTTCGCAATTGGCGGCTGACTTGATGCGCGGATCGCTCCAGGTTTTGGCCGAAATTTCCCGGTGCTTGCGGATAAAGCGGCTGGTCTGGGTGAGACGCGGCGGATTGCCGGCCGGGCCCAGGCGCGCCGGGTCGCCGGCGTAGCGTTCGAGGAACTGGCTGATTTCCTGCCGGGTTTTGCGGTCGACCGCGGCATCGCTGCCAAAATGCTTGTCGAGCTGATTCAGCGTCTGCTGCCAGTCGCTGGCAGCGAGCAGGGCGGGATGAAACGGCAGGTGGCAACTGCCGCATTCGCTGCGGTAGCTGGCTGGCGTGTCCTTCGGCAAAGGCAGGCTGTCGGCCATGGCCGGCAGGGCGACGATCAGGAGGAGAGCGGAGAGTTGGTTTTTCATGTCAGCGCACCTCGCTGAGGTAAGCCACGACATCGGCTTTCTCGGCCGGCGTGCAGAGTCGTCCGACAACTTCCCGGCAGTTGCGGCCAAACCATTTTTCAACCTTGGCCGGGTCGCTGAAGCGTTCCGTATTGGCTTGCACCGCCAGGGGTTTGATGTCCTTGCCGGTGATTGCATGTTTGCCGGTTGCGGCCGGGTTGTCGGTGTGACAAGTCGTGCACGCCGGCATCTTGTCATTGATCGCGAAACGCTGGCGGAACAGGGTTTCACCGCGTTTGGCCGAAGCCGAGAAATTTTTGTCGGCCGCCATCGCTTCGGCCGTATAGGCCTGGCGAATCTGTGGCGGGGTTTCGGCCAGCG
The sequence above is drawn from the Dechloromonas sp. TW-R-39-2 genome and encodes:
- a CDS encoding cytochrome b/b6 domain-containing protein, which gives rise to MQKILVWDWPVRIGHWLMATGFGLAWLTAESETFRLVHVISGATVFAIATFRLIWGVVGTRYARFGDFVFGPQAVRHYLASLRRGQPEHRTGHNPAGGWAIVVLLGLGILTSASGWAIYNDFGGHLLEELHEGLAATLLTVVVIHLAGVISGSLLHGENLVRSMITGWKNGQPGEAIASSRPLAALVLLIWIGLAGWLVIN
- a CDS encoding diheme cytochrome c; this translates as MKNQLSALLLIVALPAMADSLPLPKDTPASYRSECGSCHLPFHPALLAASDWQQTLNQLDKHFGSDAAVDRKTRQEISQFLERYAGDPARLGPAGNPPRLTQTSRFIRKHREISAKTWSDPRIKSAANCEACHRNAASGRFSEHEISIPGLGK
- a CDS encoding response regulator transcription factor, which encodes MRILLVEDDLQLGDGLTVGLRQSGFAVDWVRDGEMADLALSTETFDLLVLDLGLPKLSGMEVLKRLRGRSQMLPVLILTARDATGDKVLGLDAGADDYLVKPIDLDELAARIRALTRRTAGRAAPLLTHGDLALDPAAHTVTLAGQIVELSSREFSLLQMLLENTGRVLSRSQLEQSVYGWHDEPESNALEVHIHHLRKKLGSHLIRTLRGVGYTIAKP
- a CDS encoding PAS domain-containing sensor histidine kinase, with protein sequence MADFRLSNNRNSSGAPEYRLRTWLITLMIVSVMLTFGIIGSGILVYRLPQLDGQTRASMLEKARNTSRLIDFVTSGIEAELYPLANMAPTLSRDTLRRYTDAIVGNGERFEAVFVVAGDGIVESISLPPRHAAVAGELRGADFSRNRVFRLARIAKANGEAARPIWSDKYLSALGGKNTVGIALSAGERTLVAEVSTEHILSVLKESTEEEWPLTTIIDRNGQWLASSSRASNPPGRFIDFSGFPLFKTVLSGREVSDDELFMGRSMVLGGVQSAKLEWVVVSATPGGWANPSYRVVIVLVIGGFFGALLISLILAPLWSARMVRPLNALIARTHAASAGDYLSAWPKKGTVAELNQLSNDLASMVSVIRSREYDTERSEERLRATLEGTPSVAVQWYDASGRILYWNKASEVMYGFTAEEVVGKSITDHTLLYMDADQVRAFMDGLAEIRQSGKPLPLSEYPLRHKSGRVVMVLASTFEIPGENGASIFVCMDVDITHGKQVERALKRSEKKLEAIYNASPAPMSVSDINNGFSIVTVNAAWERQFARQRADVIGKCGLEIGLWADPALRVDFLAHLLEDGRVDDIEADLVTGNGQHLLCRISSMVAEVGDDRLMLMMATDITEQRRIESEIRLLNSELEERVMQRTEELSQANDELEATVENLKATQEQLVQSEKLASLGNLVAGIAHELNTPIGNGLMAVSTMRDNLGQFRQASAAGLRRSVLDEFVAGVDAGSDIAERNMRRAAELVTSFKQVAVDQTSSQRRAFEVAEVVDEILLTLKPTLKRTPFIVETDVPSGLMLDSYPGPLGQALANLINNAVIHGFDGRHEGRIKIVAEAFSTDQVAISVRDDGKGIPADRVGRIFDPFYTTRMGRGGTGLGLHVVFGVVSKVLGGTIRVTSHEGQGTEFVMVLPRSPA
- a CDS encoding FKBP-type peptidyl-prolyl cis-trans isomerase, which codes for MQKILTTGAAALLLAVSLSAQATPKEEKTASGIVITLLKEGEGASPKATDTVRVHYRGTLENGTEFDSSYRRGQPATFPLNRVIPCWTEGVQKLKIGGKAKLLCPSNLAYGSRGIPGTIPPDAPLIFEVELLEIAR
- a CDS encoding VF530 family DNA-binding protein yields the protein MSETQANNPLHGITLEMILNQLVAHYGWEKLGREIEIRCFNLDPSIASSLKFLRRTPWARERVESLYVHMLNVKARQN
- a CDS encoding MDR family oxidoreductase, producing the protein MFKGILITKDGAGYRAEVQQIDEAVLPDGDVTVRVEWSTLNYKDGLAITGKSPVVRRFPMIPGIDFAGTVTQSSHPDWQAGDKVVLNGWGVGETHCGGLAEVARVKGDWLVPLPKAFTTRQAMAIGTAGYTAMLCVLALEKHGIKPADGEILVTGANGGVGSVAIALLARLGYTVVASTGRPAEAEHLKALGAETLIERSELAAPGKPIGKERWAGVIDTVGSHTLANACATTKYRGAVAACGLAGGMDFPATVAPFILRGITLYGIDSVMAPRSVRQEAWERLARDLDIGKLNSVTREIGLAEAIQVGAELLDGKVRGRVVVNLAQ
- a CDS encoding DUF1924 domain-containing protein — translated: MRIHIALCLLAASSATLAETPPQIRQAYTAEAMAADKNFSASAKRGETLFRQRFAINDKMPACTTCHTDNPAATGKHAITGKDIKPLAVQANTERFSDPAKVEKWFGRNCREVVGRLCTPAEKADVVAYLSEVR
- a CDS encoding ATP-binding protein, with the translated sequence MTTLWFSLRRRLLGLLLGGVSAAWLATMVFSYVDAHHEVDELFDAQLAQAAQALLALASHEDGEDIQDIGDAAHKYQRRLRFQIWRSDGILLLHSNNAPKEPLTAAPGFSETHDDDGHWRHFSQWNQQHSLQVQVSEDHHIRDDLIGHITWRLIFPALFGLPLIGLWVWLATRHGLASLDGIASQIASREPQQLQPLTPASAPVELKPILVALNGLFQRVEATLDAERRFTADAAHELRTPLAALQAQLQVTQRARNDDERQQSLEQLQVGLSRSVHLIEQMLQLARLDPESGLPTPQTVDLAPLAEAVCAELGTQILDRDLDFELDALPGSRVTGQPEWLRVLIRNLVDNAIRYTPAGGRIRVTLQRDGQQVLFAVTDSGPGIPLAEREAVLRRFHRLNQGDQPGSGLGLSIVLRIAELHAAPLALDDAPEGGLRVSLRFAAVNG
- a CDS encoding ABC transporter substrate-binding protein, giving the protein MLFGCAPPEPLKIGYLGGLSGRVADLGEAGRSGALLAVEEINGLGGINGRKVELIVQDDAQQQESALNAVDALVAAGVSAIIGPMTSSVAETILPTIERAGIVTVSPTVTSTSLSGKDDLFFKVAPPISENTRISSRHLFDRGARRLAIAYDLSNRAFSADWVAQYRRDFAGLGGQVVAEATFTSGDEQGYGHAVQQLIDARPDAFLFISNAVDTVRLIQIVRNRGLNLPVTTSPWAATEHFIELGGRTVEGVTLTQFFDRSDSSPGYRKFADTFRARFKQEPGFASVAAYDATRATLGGLTQSSGQGGAALKAVLLSGTTFDGLQQKWQFDRYGDAQRATYMTVVNNGRLSIVK
- a CDS encoding TetR family transcriptional regulator C-terminal domain-containing protein, whose protein sequence is MPSSPPLPRRPRGRPARNGTGFADTRTLLIRRAIEMLTERGVSATALDDILKSAQVPKGSFYHYFASKDEFVAAALDAYADYFADKLDRHFLDATRSPLDRLAAFVDDACHGVARHDFCRGCLVGNLGQEVSTLDDKLRLRLEAIFNDWEQRLGRCLSAAVDAGELGVGSDCPALAHAFWVGWEGAILRARLLRSTAPMQAFFKFFQAALPRP